CGCGGGCCTCGAGCAGGCCAAGGAGGAGTTCGGCGACCGCGTCGAGGTCCAGGACGCCGAACCCGACGCCGGCGGCCAGAACCGGGAGGACCTGCTGCGGACCTTCGCCGACCAGGGCTACGACCTGGTGATCGGCGTGGGGCTGCTCTTCACCGATCCCATCACCACCGTCGCCAAGGAGTACCCCGACGTGAAGTTCGCCATCGTCGACTCCTGCCCCGAGGAGCCCCTGGACAACGTGGCCTGCCTGACCTTCAAGGAGCACGAGGGCTCGTTCCTCGTCGGGGCGGCGGCGGCGTTGAAGACGCGGACGGGCAAGATCGGCTTCGTCGGCGGGATGAAGAGCGCGCTGATCGAGCGCTTCGAGGCCGGCTACCGGGCGGGGGCGAAGTACGTCAATCCCGACGTGCAGGTGCTGGTCGACTACGCCGGCACCACCGGCGAGGCCTTCAGCAACCCGACCAAGGGGCGCGAGCTGGCCCTGGCCCAGATCCGGCAGGGCGCCGACGTGATCTACCACGCGGCGGGCGCCACGGGCAAGGGCGTGTTCGAGGCCGTCAAGCAGGAGGGCAAGCTGGCCATCGGCGTCGACGCCGACCAGTCGCTGACGGCGCCGGACTACGCCGACGTGATCTTGACGTCGATGGTCAAGCGTGTCGACGTCGCCGTCCTCGACGTGATCCGCTCCGTCGTCGAGGGCGACTTCCAGCCGGGGCTGCGCCAGTACGGGCTCAAGGAGGGCGGCGTGGGCTACGCCCTCAACGACAAGAACCGGCCGATGATCGAGGACATCACCGCCCAGCTGGACGAGATCAAGCAGAAGATCCTGGAAGGACAGATCCAGGTGCCCGAGCGACCCGGCGACGTCTGAGCCCGGACCCGGGCGGGGCAACGGGCGCAGGCACGGGCAGGGGACGGCGCGACGGCCGTCCCCTGCCCGTGCCCGGCGACCCACGGCAAGGGCAGCGCGGGGAGGTGCAGGGGTGGCGGACGCCGAGTGGATGGTGGAAGTGCGCCACATCACCAAGCGATTCCCCGGCCTGGTGGCCAACGACGACATCAGCTTCGCCGTGCGCCGCGGCGAGATCCACGCCATCGTCGGCGAGAACGGCGCCGGCAAGTCCACGCTGATGAAGATCCTGGCCGGCCTCCATTCGCCCGACGCCGGCGAGATCCGGCTGGAGGGCCGCCCGGTCCGCCTGCGCGGCCCGCGGCACGCCGCCCAGCTGGGCATCGGCATGGTCCACCAGCACTTCATGCTCATCCCCCGCTTCACCGTGACCGAGAACGTGGTGCTGGGCAGCGAGCCCGGGGGCCGGGCCCGGCTCGACCTGGCGACCGCCCGCGCCCGGGTGGAGGCCCTGGCCCGGCGCTACCGGCTCGACGTCGACCCCGACGCGCGGGTGGCCGACCTCTCCGTCGGCCAGCAGCAGCGGGTGGAGATCCTCAAGGTGCTCTACCGCGGCGCCCGCCTGCTGATCCTGGACGAGCCGACGGCGGTGCTGGCGCCCCAGGAGGTGGAGGAGCTCTTCCGCCACCTGCGGGCGCTGCGCCAGCAGGGCGCGACCGTCCTCTTCATCAGCCACAAGCTGGATGAGGTGCTGGCCATCGCCGACCGCATCACGGTGCTGCGGCGCGGCCGCGTGGTCGGCACCGTGGAGGCCCGCGCCGCCACCAAGGCGCAGCTGGCCGAGATGATGGTCGGCCGGCCGGTGCTGTTCCGCGTCCAGCGGCCCGAGCCGGCCCGGCAGGACGAACCGGCGCCGCCGCTGGCCCTGGAGGGGGTCACCTGCCGCGAGGGCGGGCGGGCCGTACTCGACGGGGTGAGCCTGACGGTCCGCGCGGGCGAGATCTACGCCGTCGCCGGCGTCGAGGGCAACGGCCAGGCCGAGCTGGTGCAGGTGGTGGCGGGTCTGCGCCCTGTGGACGGCGGCCGGCTCCGGCTCTTCGGCCACGACGCGGCCGGCTGGAGCGTGGCGCGACGGCGCGCGGCCGGACTGGCGGTGATCCCCGAGGACCGTCAGCGGCAGGCCCTGGTGCTGCCCATGACCCTGTGGGAGAACGCCCTGCTGGGCAGCCATCGCGATCCCCGCTGGCGGCGCGGCCCGCTGTATCGGCCCGCGGCCATCCGGGCCCAGGTCGCCCGCCTGGTCGCCGCGTACGACGTGCGGACGCCCTCCCTGGATGTCCCCGTCGCGGCCCTCTCCGGTGGCAACCAGCAGAAGCTGGTGCTCGCCCGGGAGCTGGAGCGCGGACCCCGGCTGGTCGTGGCCGCCCAGCCCACCCGCGGCCTGGACGTGGGCGCCATCGAGTTCGTCTGGGGTCAGCTCCTGGCCGCCCGGGCCCGAGGCCTGGGCATCCTGCTGATCTCCGCGGACCTGGAGGAGATCCTGGCGTTGGCCGACCGCATCGGCGTGCTGGTCCGGGGGCGCCTGGTGGGCGATGTCCCGCGGGACGAGGTGACCCCCGAGCGGCTCGGGCGCCTGATGCTGGCGGGGGGTGAGACGGCGTGAACCCCTGGGTCCGGGCCTCGCTGTCCGTCGCGGTGCCCGCGGTGGCGGTGGCCGTGGCGGGGCTGATCGGGGCCGTGGTCGTCCGAGTCACGGGCGGCGACCCGCTGGAGGCCCTGACGGTCATGCTGCGCTACAACCTGGCGAGCGCGGACAGCCTCGCGGGGGTGCTCTCGCGCATGACCCCCCTGATCTTCGCCGGCCTGGCCGTGGCCACCAGCTTCCGCGCCGGCCTGTTCAACATCGGCGTCGAGGGCCAGTACCTGATGGGGGCCTTCACGGCGTCGCTCACCGGGGTGTACCTGGCCGGCCTGCCGCCGGCGGTCCACCTGCCCCTGACGGTCCTGGCGGGCATGGCGGGCGGCGTCCTGTGGGCGTGGCTGCCCGCCGAGCTCCGCGTGCGGCGGGGCGTCCACGAGGTGATCAGCACCATCATGCTGAACTTCGTCGCCGCCTCGCTGCTCCTGTGGCTCATCGGCGACGTCTTCCGAGATCCCGTCCAGGGCGGCAGCACGCCGCGGGTGCGCATGCCCGAGATCGCACCCGGCGCCCGGATCCCGCGCATCCACGGGCTGGCCGAGGCCCTGGGGATCCACCTGCGTCCCTCCGTGGCGCTGGACTGGTTCTTCCCCGTCGCCCTGGCGGTGGCGGGCGGCTTGTACCTGCTGCTGTGGCGCACGCCCCTCGGCTTCGAGATCCGCGCGGTGGGGCTCAACCCCGAGGCCGCCCGGGCCGCCGGCATCCCGGTGGAGGCCACCCTGCGCAGGGCGTTCCTCCTGAGCGGCGCCCTGGCCGGGTTGATCGGGCTGTCCGACCTCCTCGGGTACTTCGGATACCTGGACATCGACTTCCCCCGCGGCTACGGCTTCACCGGCATCGCCGTGGCCCTGGTCGGCGCCAACCACCCCGCCGGCGTCATCCTGGCGTCCTTCCTCTTCGCCTTCCTGCAGCGGGGCGGCCTCGGCGTCCAGGCGCTGGCGGGGGTGCCGCGGGAGGTGGTCACGGTGATGGAGGGCACGATCATCCTGACGATGCTCGTCGTCGCCGCCGCGTGGGGACGCTGGCTGCGTCGCTGGGAGCGGGCCCGCACCCTGGCCGGTGCCCCGGGCCGTCGGGAGGCGGTGGATCCGGACGAACCGGCACCGCCCCGGTCGGCGGCGCCGCCGGCGCTGGGGGAGGGGGGAGACCATGCCGGCGCCTGACGGGACCGCCGCCCTGCTGGCCGGCCTGCTGACCCTCCTGGCCGGCACCCTGCGCCTCAGCCTCCCCGTCCTGATCACCAGCGTGGGCGCCACCTTCACCGAGCTGGGCGGGGTCGTCAACATCGGGCTCGAGGGCATGATGCTCGGCGGCGCCTTCGCCTCGGCCTGGGCCGGCACCGCGTGGGGTCCGGCGGCCGGCATCGCCGCGGGGATCGCGGCCGGGGGCCTGTTGGCGCTGGTGCATGCCCTGGCGGCGGTGCGCTTCCGCGTGGACCACATCGTCAGCGGGGTGGCCGTCAACCTGCTGGCCGCCGGCCTGGTCCGCATCGGCAGCTACCAGGCCTTCGGCACCGCCACCACGTCGGGGCGGGTCGAGGGCCTGCCGCCGCTGCAGGTCCCCTACCTGGGCCAGGTCTCGCCGCTGGTGGTCGTCGGCTTCCTCCTGGTCCTCGGGGCCTGGTACGTCCAGCAGCGCACGCCCTTCGGGCTGCGGCTGCGCGCCTGCGGCGAGAACCCGCTGGCGGCCGACACCCTGGGGGTCAACGTGGAGTCCCTGCGGATGGCGGGCGTGATCCTCAGCGGCATGATGGCGGGCCTGGCGGGATCGTACCTGGTGGTGGAGCTGAACCACGTCTACGTGGAGGGCATGACCCAGGGCCGGGGCTACGTGGCGCTGGCGGCGATGATCTTCGGCAACTGGACGCCCGCGGGCGCCGCCCTGGCCTCCCTCCTGTTCGGCGCCGCGGAGGCGCTGTCGATCCAGGCCAACGTGGCGATCCCCTACCAGTTCCTCGAGATGGTGCCGTACGTGGTCACGCTGCTGGTGCTGGCCGGGGTCGTGCGCCGCTCCACGCCGCCGGCGGCGGTGGGGACCCACTACAGCCGCGACGACGACTGAGCGGTGCGACGATGCCTGGCGCCTCGGGCCCGCCCCGCCCACGCGCGGAGGGGACCGCCGGTGGCGGTCCCCTCCGCGCGAGACAGGGGGAGTACCCTGGGGGGTGGACCATCGCAGCCGGGAGACCGGGCGCATCGGCCCCGCCGGTCCCGGCCGCTCACCCATAGGGTTTCGCGCGGGCGCGGCCGGATCCGGGGGTCGCCGCGGTGTGGCGCCGCCGGGTCCCCCGGCCGCCGGGCCGCGGCGCGGATCGAGCCGGCTCCAGCGCGAGGACCGCCCCGGGGGCAGACCGCGCCCCCTCCGGCGAGACGCCCCCGGGGCCGGAGGCCCTGCTGTGCTATACTTAGTCTTTGCCGCCGGCGTTCGGGCGCTCGGCCGGCGTTGGCGGGCGCCGCCGGACCGGCCGGCTTCGCCGGCAGGGCCCGTGGCGCACCCCTCGGGAGACGGGGCAACCGGAAAGGATGGACCCCTTGGGCAAGCGCACGGCCTTCCTGATCCGCCTGATCCGCCCCTACTGGCACCGGTACGCCCTGGGCATCGGCGCGCTGATGGCCACCGATGCGCTCCAGCTGGCCATCCCGCGCCTGGTGGGCGCCTTCACCGACGCCCTCGACCGCGGCGCCCTCGACCTGCCCGGCGCGGTGCGTCACGCCGCCCTGGTGGTCGGCCTCGCCGTCGGGGTGGGCATCTTCCGGTACCTCTGGCGGATCTACGTCTTCGGCACCTCCTGGCGCATCGAGCAGGCGATGCGGGCGCGGCTGTTCGGCCACCTGCTGACGCTGTCGGCCAACTACTTCAACCACCACAAGACGGGCGATCTGATGGCCCACGCCACCAACGACCTGCAGGCGGTGCGCATGGCGCTGGGGCCCGGCGTGCTGATGCTGGCCGATTCGCTGCTGATGAGCACCGGCACCCTGGCGGTGATGCTGCTGACCATCGACTGGCGGCTCACCCTGCTGGGGCTCCTGCCGCTGCCCCTCCTGGCCCTCTCCTCCTGGGGGCTCGGCCGCGCGATCCACGCCCGCTTCCGGCGCGTGCAGGACATCTTCAGCGACCTGACCGACCGCGTCCAGGAGAACCTCTCCGGGATCCGGGTGGTCAAGGCGTTCTCCCGGACGCAGGCGGAGGAGCAGGCGTTCGCCCGCGTCAACCGGCGCTACCTGGAGGCCAACCTGCACCTCCATCGCGTGGATGCCGCCTTCGACCCGCTGATCGAGTTCCTCACCGCCCTGGGGTTCGTCATCGTCCTCGGGTACGGCGGTTCGCTGGTCCTCGACGGCGTGATCAGCTTGGGCGACTTCGTCGCCTTCGTCAGCTACCTCGGCATGCTGGTGTGGCCGATGCTGGCCATCGGATGGGTGGTGAACCTGCTGGAGCGCGGGGCCGCGTCCATGGAGCGGATCGACGCCATCCTCGCCGAGAGGCCGGAGATCACCGATCCGCCGAGGCCCGCCCCGGTCCGCCGCCTGCGGGGGCGGATCGAGGTGCGAAACCTCACCTTCCGTTACCGACCGGACCTGCCGCCGGCCCTGGAGGATCTGACGGTGACGGTGGAGCCGGGCCGGACGCTGGCCCTGATCGGTCGCACCGGGTCGGGCAAGAGCACCCTGGCCAACCTGCTGGTGCGGGTGTACGACCCGCCGGCGGGCACGGTGTTCATCGACGGCGTCGACGTGCGAGAGATCCCCCTGGCGGTGCTGCGGCGCGACATCGGCTACGTGCCCCAGGACCACTTCCTCTTCTCCAAGACCATCGCCGAGAACATCGCCTTCGCCCCCGCCGACTGGAGCCGGGAGGCCGTCGTGGCCGCCGCCCGGGATGCCCAGGTCGAGGAGGACATCCGCCGGTTCCCGAAGGGCTTCGACACGCCCGTCGGCGAGCGGGGCGTCACCCTCTCCGGCGGCCAGCGTCAGCGCATCGGGATCGCCCGGGCCCTGCTCAAGGATCCGCCGATCCTGATCCTCGACGACTGCCTCTCGGCGGTCGACAGCCAGACGGAGGCGCGCATCCTCGCACGCCTGCGGGAGATCATGGCCCGGCGCACCACGATCCTGATCTCCCACCGGGTCTCCACCGTCCAGCACGCCGACGAGATCCTGGTCCTCGACGGCGGCCGCGTCGTCGAACGGGGAACCCACGAGGAGCTGCTGGCGCGGCGCGGAGAGTACTACCGCCTCTACCGGCGCCAGCGGCTGGAGGAGCAGATCGCCGCCGAATAGGCCCGGTGGCCGCATCCTCCGCCCCGCGCCGCAGCCCTAGGGGCCGGCCCGCGGTGCGGGGCGGCCGTCGGCGCCGGCAGGATCGCACGGCCGCCGGCCGGGATGGCCTGCCGGTGGTGACCGGCTCGCCGGCCGCCAGGGCGCAGCCCGCCGCGACGGATCGCGGCGAGGGCCGCACGGACGGCGAATCTCATTGGAAACCGACAGGACCGCGGGTCGCCGGGGGACCCGCCAGGACCGGGGACCGCGGCGGGGCCGGCCGGGACCGCGGACCGGGGCCCGACTGGGCGCAACGGACCCTCGGTCCGCAGGCATCAGGGAAGGGGAACCATCGAGGCCCATGGACGAATACCGCGAGGAGGAGCACCTCGGCAAGCTCTACGACGGCCGCCTGATGCGGCGCCTGTTGGGCTATGCCCGTCCCCACCTGGGGTGGATCCTGCTCAGCATCCTCATGCTGCTGCTGGTGACGGCGGCGGATCTGGCGGGTCCGTTGCTCATCCGGACCGCCATCGACCACCACCTGCGGGCGGCCGACCGCCCCCGGATCG
The sequence above is drawn from the Thermaerobacter sp. FW80 genome and encodes:
- a CDS encoding ABC transporter permease, translating into MPAPDGTAALLAGLLTLLAGTLRLSLPVLITSVGATFTELGGVVNIGLEGMMLGGAFASAWAGTAWGPAAGIAAGIAAGGLLALVHALAAVRFRVDHIVSGVAVNLLAAGLVRIGSYQAFGTATTSGRVEGLPPLQVPYLGQVSPLVVVGFLLVLGAWYVQQRTPFGLRLRACGENPLAADTLGVNVESLRMAGVILSGMMAGLAGSYLVVELNHVYVEGMTQGRGYVALAAMIFGNWTPAGAALASLLFGAAEALSIQANVAIPYQFLEMVPYVVTLLVLAGVVRRSTPPAAVGTHYSRDDD
- a CDS encoding ABC transporter ATP-binding protein: MDPLGKRTAFLIRLIRPYWHRYALGIGALMATDALQLAIPRLVGAFTDALDRGALDLPGAVRHAALVVGLAVGVGIFRYLWRIYVFGTSWRIEQAMRARLFGHLLTLSANYFNHHKTGDLMAHATNDLQAVRMALGPGVLMLADSLLMSTGTLAVMLLTIDWRLTLLGLLPLPLLALSSWGLGRAIHARFRRVQDIFSDLTDRVQENLSGIRVVKAFSRTQAEEQAFARVNRRYLEANLHLHRVDAAFDPLIEFLTALGFVIVLGYGGSLVLDGVISLGDFVAFVSYLGMLVWPMLAIGWVVNLLERGAASMERIDAILAERPEITDPPRPAPVRRLRGRIEVRNLTFRYRPDLPPALEDLTVTVEPGRTLALIGRTGSGKSTLANLLVRVYDPPAGTVFIDGVDVREIPLAVLRRDIGYVPQDHFLFSKTIAENIAFAPADWSREAVVAAARDAQVEEDIRRFPKGFDTPVGERGVTLSGGQRQRIGIARALLKDPPILILDDCLSAVDSQTEARILARLREIMARRTTILISHRVSTVQHADEILVLDGGRVVERGTHEELLARRGEYYRLYRRQRLEEQIAAE
- a CDS encoding BMP family protein produces the protein MRRRPQGRTAGLALLLAGALVLAACGGGGGDGPSQGEQGTGEAEQPRIRVGLVYDVGGRGDQSFNDMAYAGLEQAKEEFGDRVEVQDAEPDAGGQNREDLLRTFADQGYDLVIGVGLLFTDPITTVAKEYPDVKFAIVDSCPEEPLDNVACLTFKEHEGSFLVGAAAALKTRTGKIGFVGGMKSALIERFEAGYRAGAKYVNPDVQVLVDYAGTTGEAFSNPTKGRELALAQIRQGADVIYHAAGATGKGVFEAVKQEGKLAIGVDADQSLTAPDYADVILTSMVKRVDVAVLDVIRSVVEGDFQPGLRQYGLKEGGVGYALNDKNRPMIEDITAQLDEIKQKILEGQIQVPERPGDV
- a CDS encoding ABC transporter ATP-binding protein, with the translated sequence MADAEWMVEVRHITKRFPGLVANDDISFAVRRGEIHAIVGENGAGKSTLMKILAGLHSPDAGEIRLEGRPVRLRGPRHAAQLGIGMVHQHFMLIPRFTVTENVVLGSEPGGRARLDLATARARVEALARRYRLDVDPDARVADLSVGQQQRVEILKVLYRGARLLILDEPTAVLAPQEVEELFRHLRALRQQGATVLFISHKLDEVLAIADRITVLRRGRVVGTVEARAATKAQLAEMMVGRPVLFRVQRPEPARQDEPAPPLALEGVTCREGGRAVLDGVSLTVRAGEIYAVAGVEGNGQAELVQVVAGLRPVDGGRLRLFGHDAAGWSVARRRAAGLAVIPEDRQRQALVLPMTLWENALLGSHRDPRWRRGPLYRPAAIRAQVARLVAAYDVRTPSLDVPVAALSGGNQQKLVLARELERGPRLVVAAQPTRGLDVGAIEFVWGQLLAARARGLGILLISADLEEILALADRIGVLVRGRLVGDVPRDEVTPERLGRLMLAGGETA
- a CDS encoding ABC transporter permease encodes the protein MNPWVRASLSVAVPAVAVAVAGLIGAVVVRVTGGDPLEALTVMLRYNLASADSLAGVLSRMTPLIFAGLAVATSFRAGLFNIGVEGQYLMGAFTASLTGVYLAGLPPAVHLPLTVLAGMAGGVLWAWLPAELRVRRGVHEVISTIMLNFVAASLLLWLIGDVFRDPVQGGSTPRVRMPEIAPGARIPRIHGLAEALGIHLRPSVALDWFFPVALAVAGGLYLLLWRTPLGFEIRAVGLNPEAARAAGIPVEATLRRAFLLSGALAGLIGLSDLLGYFGYLDIDFPRGYGFTGIAVALVGANHPAGVILASFLFAFLQRGGLGVQALAGVPREVVTVMEGTIILTMLVVAAAWGRWLRRWERARTLAGAPGRREAVDPDEPAPPRSAAPPALGEGGDHAGA